In the Pectinatus sottacetonis genome, CTTTATTCCATTCATCACTGCCCAAATCTTCATTTATAGTCATTTCATCGCCAACTTTAAGCCCGTTCAACGCATCTTTCATTGTTCCGTTTGCCGATATTACAATTTGTCCATCTTTTAACAGAGTATCATTAGTGTTTATCTTGACAATTTTATTATTTTCAACTACATATTCTATTCCATATTCATTAGTTTGTGTACTATCACCATAAAATGAATTATATTCAACAATTGTATTTGCTTCCCGAGCACAATTTACTCCGTTGATAAAAAAATCGCCATTTTTGGTATGAACACTACCACTGTAGCTTACCTGTCCTATAATTGGTTTTCCTGCTGCATCTATTCCAAACGCAGTACGTTTTAAATAAGTATTTGTTGCAATTGTTCCATCTATCTTAGTTAGTCCATACACTTCTTTTTCTCCGCCAAAATAAGAGGCATTAACAGCAGCTACCGCATTATAATAACGGGCCATATTCAAAACTGTATTTTTCCCTAGAGTTCTTCCACCGCCTAGTACTGGAACAAAACTGAATTTAGCCGGATCTATATTAGCTATATAAGCTGTCAAAACACCATTTTCATCGTACCGACGAAATGTTGTATAATCAAACCCATCCATTACATGATTTACTGAAGAATCCTTATAATATCTTTGTATATCTATAAAAATTCTGTCAGGTGAATTTAAAACATTCACCGTGTATGGCTGTTTTTGCTTAAGTTCTATTGATACCTTGCATCCAGCCTGAGTATTACTAATATTAAATGACTTTATTACATCATTCGGTGCTGGTATTTTATCCTTCACTGCCTGGGCATTGACACCTGAAATATCAAAAACAATGCACTTTCCATCCTGTTCTGTGCTAACATTATAAACAGGTTTATCATCAAACTCAAATACAATACGTTCTTTTTCTGGTGATATACTGGAACGTATATCCGTCATGTTTATTGGTTTACCAGCTGCAAACGCTAATGAATGAAATAAAAAAATCAAACCAACAAACAAAAAATATATTTTATATAATCGTTTCACACCAAAATCTCCCTACACTTTTATTATAATAGCAATTTTATTAAAAATTGCTCTACTTAATTAGCCATATATTATCTCATACATAAACTTTAACCATACTTTATATTATGCTGACTGATGTAAATAACAATTTTTTTATCATCTTTTTCCCTTATTTTATGAACATAAATATTTCCTGCATATTTTTAGTAAAAACAATTAATGTCTTTTTTCACTAATATATAACTAATATAATCTAAAATCACAAAAGAGACCACTGTAAATAATATCATTTGGAGTCAAATCATCAAATATATGATATCAACTGCAAATAATTATCTTTACAATAGCCTCTTTCAAATATTAATAATTTCTCATTTTTTATAAGCATGTGCTACGGCAGTTAAGGGCTGTTTTACATTTTCCCGCTTTATTTGCTTATACATCATATCAGCTAAGCCCATTCCCCCAGCATCAGCTAATTCCTTAGTCATTTGGGTATCATGCATTGATCTTAAAATGTTATCTGCATTAGAATCACCTAATAACGGATCCTTAGGCACTGTCTTTCTCATTTCTTTATACATCAGATCAAGAAATAACGCTTCAAATTGTTTACAGGCATTTTTCAACTTAGCATCATTTTTATTATCTGCCGAAGTCTTTGCCGCATTTTCCAATTGATTAGCTGACTCTTTAAATTTTTTCAATTCCTGAGCCTGCTTTGCCTGTTCCATCATAGGCGAAGACAATATGGGATTTATTGTTTCCATTATTACTCCTATATTACTCCTAAAATTTCTTATATAACCTGCAAGTCTGCATGCAACGCTCCGGCAGATTTCATAGCCTGCAATATGGCAATAATATCCCGTGGTGTTGCTCCAACTGCATTCAATGCCCCTACAACATCGTTTACATTTGCTGTAGCATCCAACACAATAGTATTGGCTTTTTGTTCTTTAACATTAGTATTCTTATTTTTTGTCACAATCGTACTTCCCAAGCTATATGGAGAAGGTTGATACACATCTGTTGATTTATCAATACTTATACTAAGACCACCCTGAGCAATAGCCACCTGATCAACAGTTATATTGCCTCCCATGACAATTGTTCCTGTTCGTTCATTTACTACTACTTTAGCCACTGAATCTGGTACAACTGATAAATTTTCAATATTAGCGACAAATCCTACTACATTATTACGATAATATGGTGGCACCATTACTTCGATTCGACCTGGATTAACTGCTGATGCTACATTTCCAAAATGAGAATTTATTGCATTGGCTATTCTTGCAGAGGTGGAAAAATCAGCATTATCAACTGACAATGAAATACTCCCATCCTTACCTAAAGTATCTTCTACATTTTGTTCAACAATTGCTCCATTAGTAGCAATCCCCACTGTAGTAATATTCTTACTGCGTCCCGATGTAGAATATCCCCCTGTAGCAATAGGTCCCTGCGCTACCGCATAGACCTGTCCATTACCAGCTTTTAATGGTGTCTGGAGTAATACCCCTCCAGCCAAGCTTTTCGCATCTCCCATTGACGCTGCGGTAAAATCAATAGTATCACCAGCATGTACAAATGGTGGCAATGTTGCCGTTACCATAACAGCGGCCACATTTTTCGTCTTCAAAGATGCTGTATTTATACTAACCCCAAAGTTTTTAAGCATATTTGCTACAGAATTAAGAGTTTCTATTGTTTTATTACTATCACCGGTCCCTTGTAACCCAACGACCAGCCCATAACCTACAAGCTGATTGGAACGCACGCCCTCAACTTTTGCAATATCTTTTATTTTTGCTGAAGAAACACCTGCCGCCAAAGACATTCCCTCAATTCCCAGTATCATAATAAATACTGCTAAACAGCTTATAAATTTTAATCTCTTATCCATATATCTCCCTCTATAATCAATACATTTAAAAGAGTATATTAAATATTTGTGACAAAATGCCTTGTCTTTGCTTAGCATTAAGTGGTCCCTTGCCATCAAATTTCAGCGTAGCATCTGCCACCAAATAAGATGGAACTGTATTATCATATGCAACATCATCCGGTCTTACTACTCCACGCAAAGTTATTTTATGTTCATCTTTATTCTGCCATATGGACTGTGTTCCTTGTACAATCATATTACCATTGGGTTGAATATCAACAACAGTAACTGTTATTTTACCACTTACCGTATTAGTATCCTTTGCTGAGCCGTTTGCCTTAAAACTATCAGATTGACCGGCACTTGCCTGCGCTAAAAAACTAAATATTCCAACTCCGCCATTAAGCGAATTACTAGCCGTTTTTCCATTACTGGTGGATTTTGTAGCACTTGAAGAAGAAGATTCACTTATAATAACTGTCAATATATCTCCTATATTTCGTGCCTTTCTATCTGCAAATAAATTCATTGAAGAATTAGTCTGTGATTCAGACCATAAAGATTGGGCATGAACAAAAGACTGCTGATAAAAAAAAGCACTGCATAAAAGGAATATTATAATTACAACTTTTCTTAAATTCATTTTTACCACCTGTAATCAATTCTTAATCACTTATTTCAACGTTAACAGTTTGTGCATCAACTACCTTACCACTTATAATCTTTCCTGTTGATAAATTTTTCACCCGGATATATTCACCCTTACTGCCATCCATAAGGGCTATGCCACTAGCCTTAACAAAAAGGCCCTTTGTTTTTACAATAATCTTGACAGGTGCCCCGCGTTTTATTATATCCGGCATTACCAATAATCTTGCCTTTAGTATATCACCTGGTCTAAGCGGATATCTAGACATCTTACCAGTTACGTCACTTATTTTAGTCAAATAATCAGTGTTTATAGCACCTATTTCTTTTTTTTCTATATGCAAATCAGCTGCAGTCAATATTTCATTAGCACGTAATGGCTTAGAGGCAACTACTACATTATCATATAAATGCATCTGCAAACGACACAATGCCTTATCAACAGTCTGCCCTTTTACTTGCAGATAAACATATACAACAGTAGGAACAGCATACTTTACACCATAGGGGATTTCTGCCTTAAGTGTTAACTGCCCCGGTGGAATAACCATATCCGAAGGTGCAGTCAGAATTTCAGCTGTCCATTGACGTGTTTCTCCAGTTTGCAAAATAACCCGTTTCATTTCTGCTTTTGCTGCTGCGATTATTTTATCAGCAGAAACTGTCTGCGATGCACGTGTCACCTCCACGCTTTGTGGCATACTCCAGCTTATATTACTGCTGTCGACACCTGATGATTGTATCTGCAATCTTAAAACATATGCTGTAAGTATCTTTTCACCACCAGGTTTTCCTATAAAACCAAGTTTCATATTTACAAGATCCTGATATCGCTGCGGATCTTCACAGCTAATATCTGCAATAGACCCCAGTAGTATGTCTTTTCCCCATATTAGTCCTTTGCTATGAATAACAACCTGCGCAGGTGCTGAAGCGGCCAAGGTCTGTGTACAAAATAGGCTAAGTAAAGCAAAAGTAACAATGATAATCTTTCTTATCATTTCCATAACTTCCCATTACCGTTTAAGATTATTAGCAATTTCCAGCATCGCATCAGAAGTCGTTATTGCCTTTGAATTAGATTCATAAGCTCTCTGAGCCACTATCATATTCACCATTTCATCAGCTACTTGTACATTAGACATTTCCAAATATCCTTGGGTTATAGTTCCAGCCCCGTCTTCCCCCGGTGTACTTTCAATAGGATCGCCTGAGGCATTAGTCTGATAAAATATATTTTTCCCCTGTGCTGACAATCCTGCTGGATTGACAAAACGAACCACTGTTATCTGTCCTACTTCTTCAGGTGTATCTGCCCCTGCAGGAGTTGCCGATACTGTTCCGTCTGAACCGATAGTTATTGTATCTGATGGTGCATCTTCCGGAATAGTAATTTCAGGTTCCAACGGATACCCATCTGAAGTTACCAAACGCCGTGTTTCATCTAGTTTAAATGAACCATCACGGGTATAGCCAATTGTTCCATCCGGCATTGTAACCTGAAAAAAACCATCCCCATCAATCATCATATCAGTTTTATTATCAGTAGATTGATAACTGCCTTGTGTAAAAATTCTATTTGTAGCTGATAACTTAGCACCATGCCCAGCCTGCATAGCCGATGGATAAATAGTATTCGGGCCGCTTGTAGCACCCGGTTGACGTAGTGTCTGATACATTAAATCCTGAAATTCTGCACGTTGTTTTTTATAACCGGTAGTATTCACATTAGCTAAATTATTAGAAATGACATCCATATTTTGCTGCTGCGTAGTCATCCCTGTCGCCGCAGTCCAAAGTGCTCTCATCATAACACTAAAACTCCTTCCAAATATACATTATATAAATAAAACTGTAATATAATCTCAAGTTTGACATTAACTAAAAACTACTTTTTAAAACATTATACTCTACCCACATCATTAACAGCCTTATCTAATAAGGAGTCCTGTGTCGTCAAAGCCTTCGAGTCTGCTTCATAAGTACGATAATTATTAATCAGTTTAACCATCTCTCGTGCAACATTAACATTAGATTTTTCTAACCATCCCTGCTGTATCGAACCAGTTGCAGTTTGTGGATTAGCACCTTTTTGCGGCCGATATAAATTATCGCCTTCCTTTAATAATGCACCCCGATCAGAAAAACCTGCTAATTCAATTTTCCCTAAGGAATTACCATTTGCCGTAATAGTTCCATCTGCTCCAATAGCAATATTATCAGTATTAGCCGGCAGGTTTATTGCCCCGCCTGACGTATTTAAAACAGCCTGATTATTTGCCGTCACTAACTGCCCCGCAGCTGAACGATAAAAATTTCCATCACGCGTATAACGTACTCCCTGCGGTGTATTAATAGCAAAATATCCCTGTCCAGTAATCGCCAAATCCAGTTTATTTCCCGTATTTTCCATAGGTCCCTGGTCACGAATAACTGCTATTTCAGCAATCTTAGCCCCGCGTCCTAAAGATCCAATAACAGCTTCACCGCTGCCAGTATCTGCAACAGTTCCTTTTAAAAGGTAATTTCTCGCTGTATCAATATTTTGCAAATCAAATATATTGCCTTTTTGTGTGCTATCATTAATTCGATGTAATAATACCGACTGAAATTCCTCACTGATAGTTTCATCTTTTTTATAACCATTAGTATTAACATTAGCTAAATTGTTAGCAATAGTATTAGTGCGTATTTGCTCTGTAATCATTCCTACAGCCGCAGTATACAGGCCACGCAGCATATTTATCACTCCTAAAAAAAATACAGACTATTATTATGCAATAATACATATATTCTATAAAAAAAGATACATACCTTTTATAAATTCATAAAAAATTATTTTATGTTCTGCTTAAGCAAAATAGATTATCTTCTATGCTTTGCCCGAATTGTCAATTTATCCAGACATTCCAGTGCTTTTCCTGTGCCTAATGCCACACATGACAAAGGATCTTCTGCTAAATATGTAGGAATTGCCGTTTCCTTTTGGATAAGCTTATCCAGTCCATGCAACATAGCCCCTCCACCTGTCATAATTATTCCATGATCCATAATATCAGCAGCTAATTCTGGTGGTGTATCTTCTAATGTTTTCTTTACACAGCGTACTATTGCAATAACCGACTTATTTAAAGCCGCTGCGATTTCATCAGATGTAAGTTTAATCGTTTTTGGCAGTCCACTCAGCAAATCTCTGCCGCGAAAATCCATTTCAACACTACGAGCTCCTTTTATTGCTGTGCCCACATTCATCTTTATATCTTCTGCTGTGCGTTCACCGATCATTATATTATGGTTAGCTTTTATATGCTTTATTATCGCTTCGTCAAATTTATCACCTGCTACCCGCAGAGATTCACTGACTACTATTCCTCCCAAACTTATAACAGCAACATCTGTTGTTCCTCCACCAATATCAATAACCATCGTTCCCTGAGGTTCCGAAACATCAATGCCAACTCCCAATGCTGCCGCCATAGGTTCTTCAATCAAATAAGATGAAGCTGCTCCAGCCTGCCTTGCTGCCTGCTGTACTGCCCTCTTTTCAACTGTTGTCACCTTTGATGGAACACAGATCATAATACGTGGTTTACTAATCAAACTGTGTCCAATGACTTTTTCAATAAAATATTGAATCATTTTTTCCGTTATATCATAGTCAGCAATGACTCCATCACGCAGCGGTCTTATTGCTACTATATTGCCAGGAGTACGTCCAATCATTTTTCTTGCCGCTTCACCTATTTCCAAAATACGATTAGTATCTCTGTCCACAGCAACAACCGATGGTTCACGTAAAACAATGCCTTTTCCCTTTACATATATCAAAACATTGGCCGTGCCCAAATCTATACCAATATCCTTAGACATTCCAAACATTAATATTCCCCCTAAAACTAAAGACTACACGTGTATAACTATATAATATTCCCTCCATATTATCAATATATATTTAGCATCTTTATGTAATATTTCTTTCTCACTAAAACTTTATATTATTATTATACATTTAACAAATTTCCCATCTGCACTCAACAAATAAATATCAATAAAATAAAATACGAAACTTCTCATATTTTACAAGAAAAATTTCGTATTTTAAACTTTATTCGTCACTATCGTTTTTTTTACTTTTTTTAATTTTTTCAGCTGCCATTTTTATTAGATCTTCATAACAGGAACCATCTGTCGGATATACTGCTTCACCTAAATAGTAATCAGCTTCTGGAATACATACTGATTTATTAGACAATTTTAATATTTTTTCAATATCATTTATTTTATTTTTTACCATAATGTCATTTTTAATATTTTTCATAAATATTAAAAATATTTTATTGCCTGCATAAGCTTGCAAATCTTCTGACCTGAATGCGCTTTTTATTTTTTGTCCAAAACTATTTAAAGCATATTCACTCAATACATGTTTTCTTTCATCTTCACTATTATCTGAAGGCGGAATACAACAAAACTGTATCATAATAACTGCATGAATAAAATGTCTGCCACTTTTACTCAAATAATTGTCTACAGCTTTTTTCATTCCCTGTACATTAAGCAATCCCGTTATAGGATCCTGGTCCGAACGAAAATGTATATGTTCTTCTATCATATTATAAGGAGGATTCACCTTCCAAATAACACCAATGGTTCGCATTATATGCTTATTATCATCAAAAAAGGGCTTACTAGCTATTTCATACCAAGAAAATTTTCCCGATGGCCTATGTGAAATATCAAGTAAAATCGGTCCTGATTCTGTGGAATGGCCTGCATAAATCGACAAAAGCACTGCTAAAAAATCTGGATGCACTACTATTTTCTGTACTCTACACATTTTTTTACGATAATCTTCAATCGTACGTTCATTTCCATCATTGTCTGTCAACATCATAATATCATTTACAATATCATAATC is a window encoding:
- a CDS encoding phosphodiester glycosidase family protein is translated as MKRLYKIYFLFVGLIFLFHSLAFAAGKPINMTDIRSSISPEKERIVFEFDDKPVYNVSTEQDGKCIVFDISGVNAQAVKDKIPAPNDVIKSFNISNTQAGCKVSIELKQKQPYTVNVLNSPDRIFIDIQRYYKDSSVNHVMDGFDYTTFRRYDENGVLTAYIANIDPAKFSFVPVLGGGRTLGKNTVLNMARYYNAVAAVNASYFGGEKEVYGLTKIDGTIATNTYLKRTAFGIDAAGKPIIGQVSYSGSVHTKNGDFFINGVNCAREANTIVEYNSFYGDSTQTNEYGIEYVVENNKIVKINTNDTLLKDGQIVISANGTMKDALNGLKVGDEMTINEDLGSDEWNKASEIIGVGPQLVKNGQIDITAAEEQIGPDVTGGQSPRTAVGITNDGHVLLLVADGRQSISDGLTLKQLARLLIEFGAKNAVNFDGGGSSELVIKNEVINSPSDGIQRPVGVSLAVIKK
- a CDS encoding rod-binding protein, coding for METINPILSSPMMEQAKQAQELKKFKESANQLENAAKTSADNKNDAKLKNACKQFEALFLDLMYKEMRKTVPKDPLLGDSNADNILRSMHDTQMTKELADAGGMGLADMMYKQIKRENVKQPLTAVAHAYKK
- a CDS encoding flagellar basal body P-ring protein FlgI gives rise to the protein MDKRLKFISCLAVFIMILGIEGMSLAAGVSSAKIKDIAKVEGVRSNQLVGYGLVVGLQGTGDSNKTIETLNSVANMLKNFGVSINTASLKTKNVAAVMVTATLPPFVHAGDTIDFTAASMGDAKSLAGGVLLQTPLKAGNGQVYAVAQGPIATGGYSTSGRSKNITTVGIATNGAIVEQNVEDTLGKDGSISLSVDNADFSTSARIANAINSHFGNVASAVNPGRIEVMVPPYYRNNVVGFVANIENLSVVPDSVAKVVVNERTGTIVMGGNITVDQVAIAQGGLSISIDKSTDVYQPSPYSLGSTIVTKNKNTNVKEQKANTIVLDATANVNDVVGALNAVGATPRDIIAILQAMKSAGALHADLQVI
- a CDS encoding flagellar basal body L-ring protein FlgH, with protein sequence MNLRKVVIIIFLLCSAFFYQQSFVHAQSLWSESQTNSSMNLFADRKARNIGDILTVIISESSSSSATKSTSNGKTASNSLNGGVGIFSFLAQASAGQSDSFKANGSAKDTNTVSGKITVTVVDIQPNGNMIVQGTQSIWQNKDEHKITLRGVVRPDDVAYDNTVPSYLVADATLKFDGKGPLNAKQRQGILSQIFNILF
- the flgA gene encoding flagellar basal body P-ring formation chaperone FlgA, with the translated sequence MIRKIIIVTFALLSLFCTQTLAASAPAQVVIHSKGLIWGKDILLGSIADISCEDPQRYQDLVNMKLGFIGKPGGEKILTAYVLRLQIQSSGVDSSNISWSMPQSVEVTRASQTVSADKIIAAAKAEMKRVILQTGETRQWTAEILTAPSDMVIPPGQLTLKAEIPYGVKYAVPTVVYVYLQVKGQTVDKALCRLQMHLYDNVVVASKPLRANEILTAADLHIEKKEIGAINTDYLTKISDVTGKMSRYPLRPGDILKARLLVMPDIIKRGAPVKIIVKTKGLFVKASGIALMDGSKGEYIRVKNLSTGKIISGKVVDAQTVNVEISD
- the flgG gene encoding flagellar basal-body rod protein FlgG — translated: MMRALWTAATGMTTQQQNMDVISNNLANVNTTGYKKQRAEFQDLMYQTLRQPGATSGPNTIYPSAMQAGHGAKLSATNRIFTQGSYQSTDNKTDMMIDGDGFFQVTMPDGTIGYTRDGSFKLDETRRLVTSDGYPLEPEITIPEDAPSDTITIGSDGTVSATPAGADTPEEVGQITVVRFVNPAGLSAQGKNIFYQTNASGDPIESTPGEDGAGTITQGYLEMSNVQVADEMVNMIVAQRAYESNSKAITTSDAMLEIANNLKR
- a CDS encoding flagellar hook-basal body protein produces the protein MLRGLYTAAVGMITEQIRTNTIANNLANVNTNGYKKDETISEEFQSVLLHRINDSTQKGNIFDLQNIDTARNYLLKGTVADTGSGEAVIGSLGRGAKIAEIAVIRDQGPMENTGNKLDLAITGQGYFAINTPQGVRYTRDGNFYRSAAGQLVTANNQAVLNTSGGAINLPANTDNIAIGADGTITANGNSLGKIELAGFSDRGALLKEGDNLYRPQKGANPQTATGSIQQGWLEKSNVNVAREMVKLINNYRTYEADSKALTTQDSLLDKAVNDVGRV
- the mreB gene encoding rod shape-determining protein yields the protein MFGMSKDIGIDLGTANVLIYVKGKGIVLREPSVVAVDRDTNRILEIGEAARKMIGRTPGNIVAIRPLRDGVIADYDITEKMIQYFIEKVIGHSLISKPRIMICVPSKVTTVEKRAVQQAARQAGAASSYLIEEPMAAALGVGIDVSEPQGTMVIDIGGGTTDVAVISLGGIVVSESLRVAGDKFDEAIIKHIKANHNIMIGERTAEDIKMNVGTAIKGARSVEMDFRGRDLLSGLPKTIKLTSDEIAAALNKSVIAIVRCVKKTLEDTPPELAADIMDHGIIMTGGGAMLHGLDKLIQKETAIPTYLAEDPLSCVALGTGKALECLDKLTIRAKHRR
- a CDS encoding GGDEF domain-containing protein; this encodes MTNDECSILLELLTKRLAALIYDYDIVNDIMMLTDNDGNERTIEDYRKKMCRVQKIVVHPDFLAVLLSIYAGHSTESGPILLDISHRPSGKFSWYEIASKPFFDDNKHIMRTIGVIWKVNPPYNMIEEHIHFRSDQDPITGLLNVQGMKKAVDNYLSKSGRHFIHAVIMIQFCCIPPSDNSEDERKHVLSEYALNSFGQKIKSAFRSEDLQAYAGNKIFLIFMKNIKNDIMVKNKINDIEKILKLSNKSVCIPEADYYLGEAVYPTDGSCYEDLIKMAAEKIKKSKKNDSDE